In Pyrus communis chromosome 8, drPyrComm1.1, whole genome shotgun sequence, one genomic interval encodes:
- the LOC137742312 gene encoding probable apyrase 6 → MDLSTLQIQIKSQSQSKRPPPSGFGTGSASVRSNRLPSKCLIPSLSLLALPFLFYLLSTAHKLHLSPKFAHSHSTLFGIVISARPSSIRIRVFHFLDGTAPSSSSSSRLPLSAFASHPDRAGPSLGPLLRFATLQVPKKERPNTKLLFFSGSELDSLGSDVSEKLLESCRKALRSSGFWFKDEWARVIPGEEQGVYAWVSANYALGTLTSEPQETTGVVELGGTSLQVTFAAKQSRQVNSSPSRIIKLFGVTYHLYSQGLPLFGQDAAWESLYELQKSRELTPFSNSMERSLGNPCIPRGYKLTVNASDAQLLVSSMGGNFSACKSEALASLKKRQDKCIGAPCKIVSSFPFELRGKPVSTQNFLFTSELFGLVPTASLFELEAAGQHYCEDDWEKQKNQHHSIVDSDLLKYCFSSAYMVALLHDSLGIPMDEKRVGYANETGNILLDWTLGAFLVETMLEPLEWELDNIGQIVGNESVTYFSFFAFLLIAVFAVFFVLQSRKPQIKTIYDLEKGRYIITRVPR, encoded by the exons ATGGATTTGTCAACCCTCCAAATCCAAATCAAATCACAATCCCAATCAAAGAGACCGCCGCCCAGTGGGTTTGGCACTGGCAGCGCCTCCGTCCGCAGCAATCGCCTTCCCTCCAAATGCCTCAtcccctccctctccctcctcgCCCTCCCTTTCCTCTTCTACCTCCTCTCCACCGCCCACAAACTCCACCTCTCCCCCAAATTCGCCCACTCCCACTCCACCCTCTTCGGCATCGTCATCTCCGCCCGCCCCTCCTCCATCCGCATCCGCGTCTTCCACTTCCTCGACGGCACCGCCCCCTccagctcctcctcctcccgcCTACCCCTCTCCGCCTTTGCCTCCCACCCCGACCGCGCCGGCCCCTCCCTCGGCCCCTTGCTCCGCTTCGCCACCCTCCAGGTGCCCAAGAAAGAGCGCCCCAACACCAAGCTCCTCTTCTTTTCGGGCTCTGAGCTTGACTCCCTCGGCTCCGACGTCTCCGAGAAGCTTCTCGAGTCGTGCCGGAAGGCGCTCAGGTCGTCCGGGTTTTGGTTCAAAGACGAGTGGGCCCGAGTCATTCCAG GTGAGGAACAAGGTGTTTATGCCTGGGTGAGTGCCAATTATGCCCTTGGAACTTTGACGAGTGAGCCTCAGGAAACCACTGGGGTTGTTGAACTTGGTGGGACTTCTTTGCAG GTTACGTTTGCTGCAAAACAATCACGACAAGTGAATTCCTCCCCATCTCGAATCATCAAGTTGTTTGGAGTTACTTACCACCTTTACAGTCAAGGCTTGCCGCTATTTGGCCAG GATGCAGCTTGGGAATCACTATATGAGTTGCAGAAGTCCAGAGAGTTGACGCCTT TTTCAAATTCTATGGAGAGAAGTCTTGGTAACCCTTGTATTCCTAGAGGATATAAGCTGACAGTGAATGCTAGTGATGCACAACTTCTAGTTTCCTCAATGGGTGGAAACTTTTCTGCATGCAAATCTGAGGCTTTGGCATCATTAAAGAAAAGACAAG ATAAATGCATTGGTGCACCTTGCAAAATTGTCTCATcctttccttttgagttacGAGGCAAGCCCGTTTCTACCCAGAACTTCTTATTTACTTCTGAG CTTTTTGGGCTGGTGCCAACGGCTTCTTTGTTTGAATTAGAGGCAGCAGGTCAACATTATTGCGAAGATGATTGGGAGAAACAGAAAAATCAGCATCATAGCATTGTTGATTCAGATCTGTTGAAATATTGTTTTTCATCTGCATATATGGTGGCGCTATTGCATGACAGTCTAGGAATCCCCATGGATGAGAAAAG GGTTggatatgcaaatgagaccggAAACATTCTCCTTGATTGGACACTGGGTGCTTTCCTTGTTGAAACAATGCTGGAGCCCCTTGAATGGGAACTTGATAATATCGGCCAGATTGTTGGAAACGAGTCAGTCActtatttctctttctttgcTTTCCTTTTAATAGCTGTGTTTGCTGTATTCTTTGTACTGCAATCCCGGAAACCACAAATAAAGACTATATACGATTTAGAGAAGGGACGGTATATAATCACCCGTGTACCTAGGTAA